The following are encoded in a window of Allosphingosinicella indica genomic DNA:
- the kynU gene encoding kynureninase produces MTRDEARALDAADPLRAIRNRFHLPDGILYLDGNSLGALPKASVGRLAEVVTREWGEALIRSWNDADWIDAPQRVGAKIAALIGAKPHEVIVADSTSVNLFKLIVAAAPLTPDRPVLLSEKGNFHTDLHIASGAVEMVPGMRLETVERAEVEGAIGEDTNLLLLTHTHYKSGAKFDMAALTAKAKAAGARTIWDLSHSAGAVPLALNADGAELAIGCGYKYLNGGPGAPAFLYIAEHLQDRLISPLRGWMGHAEPFAFTDDYVPAPGIARFLAGTPPVLSLAGLEAGVDAFEGVDLDALWGKSAALFELFAALAAERCPDLTCISPAERNARGSHISFAHPHAFEICQALIARGVIGDFRAPDVVRFGLTPLYLGFEDVWRAVDIMAEIMGRETWREPRYAVRGKVT; encoded by the coding sequence ATGACCCGCGACGAAGCCAGGGCGCTCGACGCCGCCGATCCGCTGCGCGCGATCCGCAATCGTTTCCACCTCCCCGACGGCATCCTCTATCTCGACGGCAATTCGCTCGGCGCACTGCCCAAGGCGAGCGTCGGCCGGCTCGCCGAAGTCGTCACGCGCGAATGGGGCGAGGCGCTCATCCGGAGCTGGAACGACGCGGACTGGATCGACGCCCCGCAACGCGTCGGTGCCAAGATCGCCGCGCTGATCGGCGCCAAGCCGCACGAAGTGATCGTGGCGGATTCGACCTCGGTGAACCTGTTCAAGCTGATCGTCGCCGCGGCGCCGCTGACGCCGGATCGGCCGGTGCTCCTGTCCGAGAAGGGCAATTTCCACACCGATCTCCACATCGCGAGTGGTGCGGTGGAGATGGTGCCGGGGATGCGGCTGGAGACGGTCGAGCGCGCCGAGGTCGAGGGCGCGATCGGCGAGGACACCAACCTCCTGCTGCTCACCCACACCCATTATAAGAGTGGCGCGAAATTCGACATGGCGGCGCTCACCGCGAAGGCCAAGGCGGCCGGCGCGCGGACGATCTGGGACTTGAGCCACAGTGCCGGCGCGGTGCCGCTCGCGCTCAACGCCGACGGTGCGGAGCTGGCAATCGGCTGCGGCTACAAATATCTGAACGGCGGCCCCGGCGCGCCGGCTTTCCTCTACATCGCCGAGCATCTCCAGGATCGGCTGATCTCGCCGCTGCGCGGATGGATGGGCCATGCCGAGCCCTTCGCCTTCACCGACGATTATGTCCCCGCCCCCGGCATCGCGCGCTTCCTTGCCGGCACACCGCCGGTGCTGAGCCTTGCGGGGCTGGAGGCGGGCGTCGATGCCTTCGAGGGCGTCGATCTCGATGCGCTCTGGGGCAAATCGGCGGCGCTGTTCGAACTCTTCGCGGCGCTCGCCGCCGAGCGGTGCCCCGACCTCACCTGCATCTCGCCCGCCGAGCGCAATGCACGCGGCAGCCACATCAGCTTCGCGCATCCCCATGCGTTCGAGATCTGCCAGGCGCTGATCGCGCGCGGCGTGATCGGCGATTTCCGTGCGCCCGACGTGGTCCGCTTCGGCCTCACCCCGCTGTATCTCGGCTTCGAGGACGTATGGCGCGCGGTCGATATCATGGCGGAGATCATGGGCCGCGAAACGTGGCGCGAGCCCCGATATGCGGTGCGCGGCAAGGTCACCTGA
- a CDS encoding ABC transporter permease has protein sequence MLGTTIILAVREIRRHLLRSFLTILGIVIGVSAVVTMVTLGNGATKAVQDQIAGLGANILQIRPGQGFGRGGGGPRPPDFKMQDVDAIREQVPGVRAVAPQTSTTVTAIRNAANWSTTVNGTTGDYFVAQNWPLSGGSLFTEADEESGKAVCIIGDTVRQNLFRGSDPVGERFRVGEVSCDVVGTLSRRGQGGFGADQDDVVIMPIKAVQRRFTGDRDVRNIMVAVDDNYDTGSVQSSISDLLRERRGLQPGTPDNFNIFDTQQISDTLSGTTRILTTVMGAVAAVSLLVGGIGIMNIMLVSVTERTREIGIRLAIGAVAREVLLQFLVEAVVLAMLGGLVGLALALLATVILAPIIQVPFLFDPQINLVAFAFSALIGVVFGYFPARRAAALNPIDALRHE, from the coding sequence ATGCTCGGCACAACGATCATCCTGGCGGTGCGCGAGATACGGCGCCACCTGCTCCGCTCGTTCCTCACCATCCTCGGCATCGTCATCGGCGTATCGGCGGTGGTGACGATGGTGACGCTCGGCAACGGCGCGACCAAGGCGGTGCAGGACCAGATCGCCGGGCTCGGCGCCAACATCCTCCAGATCCGCCCCGGCCAGGGGTTCGGCCGCGGCGGCGGCGGGCCACGGCCGCCGGACTTCAAAATGCAGGATGTCGATGCGATCCGCGAGCAGGTGCCGGGGGTCCGCGCGGTTGCGCCGCAGACGAGCACCACCGTCACCGCGATCCGCAACGCCGCCAACTGGTCGACCACCGTCAACGGCACCACCGGCGATTATTTTGTCGCGCAGAACTGGCCGCTCTCGGGCGGCAGCCTGTTCACCGAAGCCGACGAGGAATCAGGCAAGGCGGTCTGCATCATCGGCGATACCGTGCGGCAGAATCTGTTCCGTGGCAGCGATCCGGTCGGCGAGCGGTTCCGCGTCGGCGAAGTGAGCTGCGATGTCGTCGGCACGCTGTCGCGGCGCGGGCAGGGCGGTTTCGGCGCCGATCAGGACGATGTCGTCATCATGCCGATCAAGGCGGTGCAGCGGCGCTTCACCGGCGATCGCGACGTGCGCAACATCATGGTCGCGGTGGACGACAATTACGACACCGGATCGGTGCAATCCTCGATCAGCGATCTGCTGCGCGAGCGGCGCGGGCTGCAGCCCGGGACGCCGGACAATTTCAACATCTTCGACACCCAGCAGATATCGGACACGCTGTCCGGCACCACGCGCATCCTGACGACGGTGATGGGCGCGGTGGCCGCGGTCAGCCTGCTGGTGGGCGGCATCGGGATCATGAACATCATGCTGGTGTCGGTGACCGAGCGAACTCGCGAGATCGGCATCCGCCTCGCCATCGGCGCGGTGGCGCGCGAGGTGCTGCTGCAATTCCTGGTGGAAGCGGTGGTGCTGGCGATGCTCGGCGGGCTCGTCGGGCTCGCGCTCGCCTTGTTGGCGACGGTCATCCTCGCGCCGATCATCCAGGTGCCGTTCCTGTTCGATCCGCAGATCAACCTCGTCGCCTTCGCTTTCTCCGCGCTGATCGGCGTGGTGTTCGGCTATTTCCCGGCCCGCCGCGCCGCCGCCCTCAACCCGATCGACGCGCTCCGCCATGAATGA
- the trmB gene encoding tRNA (guanine(46)-N(7))-methyltransferase TrmB: MTDPATIRRLYGRAKGHKLRQGQAALLEELLPAISVPEEGPVDAEILFGDARPLHFEIGFGSGEHLAYRADLLPDHGFIGCEPFLNGVVGALLHVRDRHLPNVRIHMGDALDVLERLPDASLRFVYLLHPDPWPKARHAKRRMVNNGPLDLIAAKLQPGGEFRLGTDDPVYCRWSMMVMNKRRDFEWLAESASDFLTRPGGWPETRYEAKARRKGHEVWYFRYRRV, translated from the coding sequence ATGACCGATCCCGCCACCATCCGCCGTCTCTACGGCCGCGCCAAGGGGCACAAGCTGCGCCAGGGGCAGGCCGCGCTGCTCGAAGAGCTGCTGCCCGCGATCAGCGTACCGGAGGAGGGGCCGGTCGATGCCGAGATCCTGTTCGGCGATGCGCGCCCGCTCCATTTCGAGATCGGCTTCGGCAGCGGCGAGCATCTCGCCTATCGCGCCGATCTGCTGCCTGATCACGGCTTCATCGGCTGCGAGCCGTTCCTGAACGGCGTCGTCGGCGCGCTGCTCCACGTCCGCGACCGGCACCTGCCCAACGTCCGCATCCACATGGGCGATGCGCTCGACGTGCTGGAGCGGCTGCCCGATGCTTCGCTCCGTTTCGTCTATCTGCTCCACCCCGATCCCTGGCCGAAGGCGCGTCATGCCAAAAGGCGGATGGTCAACAACGGCCCGCTCGACCTCATCGCCGCCAAGCTCCAGCCGGGCGGCGAGTTCCGGCTCGGCACCGACGATCCGGTCTATTGCCGCTGGTCGATGATGGTGATGAACAAGCGCCGCGACTTCGAATGGCTCGCCGAAAGCGCCTCGGACTTCCTCACGCGCCCTGGCGGCTGGCCCGAGACCCGCTACGAAGCCAAGGCCCGCCGCAAGGGCCACGAAGTCTGGTACTTCCGCTACCGGCGGGTCTAG
- a CDS encoding ferritin-like domain-containing protein, with protein MNDVAAACRAVLTAGEPREKVKAARQAWRALKAGRLDHHFGVAMPDAPARPDRPELLAPSHMPKRGRAGSERSRIAMLHALAHIEFSAIDLAFDCAGRFGADFPPEFTADWFSVGADEAMHFALLDRRLRALGSHYGALPAHDGLWEAAAATAHDVMARLAVVPMALEARGLDVTPATVARFEAAGDMRSAAILMRIYRDEIRHVGVGTRWFRDAAGSAGFEASGRWKWLIRTYFRGTIKPPFNDSARASAGLSRDFYAGLAEESVL; from the coding sequence ATGAATGACGTCGCGGCGGCCTGCCGCGCGGTGCTGACGGCGGGCGAACCGCGCGAGAAGGTGAAAGCGGCGCGTCAGGCGTGGCGCGCGCTCAAGGCCGGTCGGCTCGATCACCACTTTGGCGTGGCGATGCCCGACGCTCCGGCGCGCCCGGACCGTCCCGAACTGCTCGCGCCGTCGCATATGCCAAAGCGCGGCCGCGCGGGATCGGAGCGATCGCGGATCGCGATGCTGCACGCGCTGGCGCATATCGAATTCTCCGCGATCGATCTCGCCTTCGATTGCGCCGGCCGGTTCGGCGCAGACTTCCCGCCGGAGTTCACCGCCGACTGGTTTTCGGTCGGTGCCGATGAAGCGATGCATTTCGCGCTGCTCGACCGGCGCCTCCGCGCGCTCGGATCGCATTATGGCGCGCTCCCCGCGCATGACGGATTGTGGGAAGCCGCGGCGGCGACGGCGCACGACGTGATGGCGCGCCTTGCTGTCGTCCCGATGGCGCTGGAAGCGCGGGGGCTGGACGTGACGCCGGCGACGGTGGCGCGGTTCGAGGCGGCCGGAGACATGCGATCGGCCGCCATTCTGATGCGCATCTATCGCGACGAAATCCGGCATGTCGGGGTCGGCACGCGCTGGTTTCGCGACGCCGCGGGATCGGCGGGATTCGAGGCTTCAGGCCGCTGGAAATGGTTAATCAGAACCTACTTTCGGGGCACGATTAAACCACCGTTCAACGACTCGGCGCGTGCGTCAGCCGGTTTGTCCCGCGATTTCTATGCAGGCCTTGCCGAGGAAAGTGTTCTTTAA
- a CDS encoding alpha/beta hydrolase: MMKPLALLAIAALTGCAMTTDAPPPPNRASGPDGLMVWPDLLERPRPEPTRNIRYGESALQSVDLWLPEGKGPHPTVLMVHGGCWTTDIADRRIMNWIADDLRKRGIAVWNIDYRGVDRTGGGYPGTFLDAARAADALRDHAAEYGLDLTNLVATGHSAGGHLALWLAARPRLPANSPLHTANPLPIHHVVSLGGLPDLEEAARPPGSGCGTEVIEKLTGGRFADTSVPRLKPLGVPQVLVNGRQDKIIPLAYAEGYAAPMRAAGDDVAVRVIDRTGHVELIAPESDAWKAAVAEIEKALKR, from the coding sequence ATGATGAAGCCGCTTGCCTTGCTCGCGATCGCCGCCCTAACCGGCTGTGCGATGACGACAGACGCCCCGCCCCCGCCCAACCGCGCGTCCGGCCCCGATGGCCTGATGGTCTGGCCGGACCTGCTCGAGCGGCCGCGGCCCGAGCCGACGCGCAACATTCGCTACGGCGAATCCGCGCTGCAATCGGTCGATCTGTGGTTGCCCGAGGGCAAGGGGCCGCACCCCACCGTGCTGATGGTGCACGGCGGCTGCTGGACCACCGACATCGCCGACCGGCGGATCATGAACTGGATCGCCGACGATTTGAGGAAGCGCGGCATCGCCGTCTGGAACATCGATTATCGCGGGGTCGATCGGACGGGAGGCGGTTATCCCGGCACCTTCCTCGACGCCGCGCGCGCCGCCGACGCCTTGCGCGACCATGCCGCCGAATATGGGCTCGACCTCACCAATCTCGTCGCGACCGGCCATTCGGCGGGAGGCCATCTCGCGCTGTGGCTCGCCGCGCGGCCCCGGCTGCCGGCCAACAGTCCGCTCCACACCGCCAATCCTCTCCCTATCCATCATGTCGTCAGCCTCGGCGGACTGCCCGATCTCGAGGAAGCCGCGCGCCCGCCGGGCAGTGGCTGCGGCACCGAAGTGATCGAGAAGCTCACCGGCGGCCGGTTCGCCGATACGTCGGTGCCACGGCTGAAGCCGCTCGGCGTGCCGCAGGTCTTGGTCAACGGGCGGCAGGACAAGATCATCCCGCTCGCTTATGCCGAAGGCTATGCCGCGCCGATGCGCGCGGCAGGCGACGATGTCGCAGTGCGCGTGATCGACCGCACCGGCCATGTCGAGCTGATCGCGCCCGAGAGCGATGCGTGGAAGGCCGCGGTCGCGGAAATCGAGAAGGCGCTCAAACGATGA
- a CDS encoding PQQ-dependent sugar dehydrogenase: protein MRLLPIAALPVLIAACSGGDVNATGNQAAPTARTAQTASADGKPFRTEVIAQFAEPWAMTFIPGTGNALITEKKGVLKLWQPDGAVIDVAGVPKVAYGGQGGLGDVVLHPDFASNNLVYLSFVEAGEGSTSGAAVGRGKLVTDGNTARIDGFQVIWRQAPKVEGQGHYGHRMAFSPDGHLFITNGDRQKFDPAQDDAQTLGKIVRLTDSGAVPADNPYASEGGVKAQQWTKGHRNPLGLAFDAQGRLWSHEMGPAHGDELNLIVQGKNYGYPIVSNGNHYDGRDIPDHSTRPEFEAPKAYWDPAISPAGLMIYSGDMFPAWKGSAFIGGMNKPGLVRVELNGTEAQKADVFDLDGQRIREIEQGPDGAIYILEDGGRGSKGRLLKLTPAQ from the coding sequence ATGCGCCTTTTGCCGATTGCCGCCCTTCCCGTCCTCATCGCCGCGTGCAGTGGTGGAGACGTCAACGCTACCGGCAATCAGGCAGCGCCCACCGCCCGCACCGCGCAAACGGCAAGCGCCGACGGCAAGCCCTTCCGCACCGAAGTGATCGCGCAGTTCGCCGAGCCTTGGGCGATGACCTTTATTCCCGGCACCGGCAACGCGCTCATCACCGAGAAAAAGGGCGTGCTGAAGCTTTGGCAGCCTGATGGCGCAGTGATCGACGTCGCGGGCGTGCCCAAGGTCGCTTACGGCGGCCAGGGCGGCCTCGGCGACGTCGTTCTCCACCCCGATTTCGCGAGCAACAATCTCGTCTATCTGAGCTTCGTCGAGGCGGGCGAGGGCAGCACGTCGGGCGCCGCGGTCGGCCGCGGTAAGCTGGTGACCGACGGCAATACCGCGCGGATCGACGGTTTCCAAGTGATCTGGCGGCAGGCGCCGAAGGTCGAAGGCCAGGGCCATTACGGCCATCGCATGGCCTTTTCGCCCGACGGCCACCTGTTCATCACCAACGGCGACCGGCAGAAGTTCGATCCCGCGCAGGACGATGCGCAGACGCTCGGCAAGATCGTACGCCTCACCGACAGCGGCGCGGTGCCGGCGGATAATCCCTATGCCTCCGAAGGCGGGGTAAAGGCGCAGCAATGGACCAAGGGCCATCGCAACCCGCTCGGCCTTGCATTCGACGCGCAGGGCCGCCTCTGGAGCCACGAAATGGGTCCCGCGCATGGCGACGAACTCAACCTCATCGTCCAGGGCAAGAATTACGGCTATCCGATCGTCTCCAACGGCAATCACTATGACGGCCGCGACATCCCCGACCATTCGACCCGGCCCGAGTTCGAGGCGCCCAAGGCCTATTGGGATCCCGCCATCTCGCCGGCGGGCCTGATGATCTATTCGGGCGACATGTTCCCCGCGTGGAAGGGCTCCGCCTTCATCGGCGGTATGAACAAGCCTGGCCTGGTCCGTGTCGAGCTCAACGGCACCGAAGCGCAGAAAGCCGACGTGTTCGACCTCGACGGCCAACGCATCCGCGAGATCGAGCAGGGCCCCGACGGCGCGATCTACATTCTGGAAGACGGCGGCCGCGGATCGAAGGGCCGACTGCTGAAGCTGACGCCCGCACAATAG
- a CDS encoding type III polyketide synthase, with protein MTLPHSPVALLSLARAVPHIVLPQAEAKALARRLFGGRAAHFDRLAGVFDNAGIDTRHIVQPVDWYVGEHGWASRNQAYVEAADALYVEAATAALAEAGVSAAEVDTLVTVSTTGIATPSIEARVAGAMGFRADAERVPVFGLGCAGGVTGLALAARLAAAGRTVLFVTVELCSIAIRLDKLSKANIVATALFGDGAAAAVLRPGEGGIASVGAGAELLWPDTLGIMGWDVEDPGLGVVFDRAIPPFVEENMAAGVATLLERCGTERGAIDRFTCHPGGAKVIAALEESLALGESALDHERAVLRTCGNMSAPTVLFVLRRLLDAGFAGQTMLLALGPGFTASGLTMRVG; from the coding sequence ATGACTTTGCCGCATTCCCCGGTGGCGCTGCTTTCGCTCGCGAGGGCAGTTCCCCACATCGTCCTTCCCCAGGCCGAGGCAAAGGCGCTGGCGCGGCGCCTGTTCGGCGGGCGGGCGGCGCATTTCGATAGGCTCGCCGGCGTGTTCGACAATGCCGGGATCGATACCCGGCACATCGTCCAGCCCGTGGACTGGTATGTCGGCGAGCATGGCTGGGCGTCTCGCAACCAGGCCTATGTCGAAGCGGCGGACGCGCTTTATGTCGAGGCGGCGACGGCCGCGCTCGCCGAGGCGGGGGTCTCGGCGGCGGAGGTCGATACGCTCGTCACCGTCTCCACCACCGGCATCGCGACGCCGAGCATCGAAGCGCGGGTGGCGGGTGCGATGGGCTTCCGCGCCGATGCGGAGCGCGTCCCGGTATTCGGCCTGGGCTGCGCGGGCGGCGTCACCGGCCTCGCGCTCGCCGCGCGGCTGGCGGCGGCGGGGCGGACGGTGCTGTTCGTCACCGTCGAGCTGTGCTCGATCGCGATCCGGCTCGACAAGCTCAGCAAGGCCAATATCGTCGCCACGGCCCTGTTCGGCGACGGCGCTGCTGCCGCGGTGCTGCGCCCCGGCGAAGGCGGCATAGCCTCGGTGGGAGCGGGCGCAGAATTGCTATGGCCGGATACGCTGGGCATCATGGGCTGGGACGTCGAGGATCCGGGGCTGGGCGTCGTGTTCGATCGCGCGATCCCGCCGTTCGTGGAAGAGAATATGGCAGCGGGCGTCGCAACGCTCCTCGAGCGATGCGGGACGGAGCGCGGCGCAATCGACCGCTTCACCTGTCATCCGGGCGGCGCCAAGGTGATCGCGGCGCTGGAGGAAAGTCTCGCGTTGGGCGAAAGCGCGCTCGACCACGAACGCGCGGTGCTCCGCACCTGCGGCAACATGTCGGCGCCCACCGTTCTTTTCGTGCTGCGGCGCCTGCTCGACGCGGGGTTCGCGGGCCAGACGATGCTCCTCGCGCTCGGCCCCGGCTTCACCGCGAGCGGGCTGACGATGCGGGTGGGTTGA
- the purC gene encoding phosphoribosylaminoimidazolesuccinocarboxamide synthase, which produces MSRRRQIYEGKAKILYEGPEPGTLIQYFKDDATAFNAQKRGSIAGKGVLNNRISEHIFTLLGQIGVPTHFLRRLNMREQLIRQVEIIPIEVVVRNVAAGTLSKRLGIEEGTQLPRTIIEYYYKDDALGDPLIADEHIAAFGWASQDEMNDMADMAIRVNDFLSGLFAGIGIRLIDFKLEFGRIWENEYARVILADEISPDGCRLWDMATNEKLDKDRFRRDLGGEAEAYQEVARRLGLMPEGEASSVLDLDTHRKKRGK; this is translated from the coding sequence ATGTCGCGCCGCCGCCAGATCTACGAGGGCAAGGCCAAGATCCTCTACGAGGGTCCGGAGCCCGGCACGCTGATCCAGTATTTCAAGGACGACGCGACCGCGTTCAACGCGCAAAAGCGCGGCTCGATCGCCGGCAAGGGCGTGCTCAACAACCGCATTTCCGAACATATTTTCACGCTTCTCGGCCAGATCGGCGTACCGACGCATTTCCTGCGCCGTCTCAACATGCGCGAGCAGCTCATCCGCCAGGTCGAGATCATCCCGATCGAGGTCGTCGTGCGCAACGTCGCTGCCGGCACGCTCAGCAAGCGGCTCGGCATCGAGGAAGGGACGCAACTCCCCCGCACGATCATCGAATATTATTACAAGGACGATGCGCTGGGCGATCCGCTGATCGCCGACGAGCATATCGCCGCCTTCGGCTGGGCGAGCCAGGACGAGATGAACGACATGGCGGACATGGCGATCCGCGTGAACGATTTCCTATCCGGCCTGTTCGCCGGGATCGGCATCCGGCTGATCGACTTCAAGCTGGAGTTCGGCCGCATCTGGGAAAACGAATATGCCCGCGTGATCCTGGCCGACGAGATCAGCCCCGACGGCTGCCGCCTGTGGGACATGGCGACCAACGAGAAGCTCGACAAGGACCGCTTCCGCCGCGATCTCGGCGGCGAGGCCGAAGCCTATCAGGAAGTCGCGCGCCGCCTCGGCCTGATGCCCGAGGGCGAGGCGAGCAGCGTCCTCGATCTCGACACCCACCGCAAGAAGCGCGGCAAGTAA
- a CDS encoding M23 family metallopeptidase, which translates to MSVAPSVQAAAVLTVLALLLWSAFATGQMLLANAPGAERAPIKTNVSAEMLRMQQQVQAMEQNVAAIRQDVRERYQLTSQEVRKLGLDPKRFTKGEYTGQGGPFEAVEPLKAGTDSKFKELFTSWKRLDQLELGTISIPSAQPVTGTALTSNYGVRSDPFRGRAAMHAGIDLAGPTGTPIYATADGYVQRSEWAGGYGNLVELSHGRGIQTRYGHLSRSVVNAGDKVKRGQLIAYMGSTGRSTGSHLHYEVRVDGKAVNPIPFMQGTDYLLAVQRRAAAGNTQVAMGGPEASK; encoded by the coding sequence GTGAGCGTCGCGCCGTCGGTGCAGGCCGCGGCGGTGCTGACCGTGCTGGCTTTGCTGCTGTGGTCGGCCTTCGCGACCGGCCAGATGCTGCTGGCGAATGCTCCAGGCGCCGAGCGCGCACCGATCAAGACCAATGTCTCGGCCGAGATGCTGCGCATGCAGCAGCAGGTCCAGGCGATGGAGCAGAATGTCGCCGCGATCCGCCAGGACGTGCGCGAGCGCTACCAGCTCACATCGCAGGAAGTCCGCAAGCTCGGCCTCGATCCGAAGCGTTTTACCAAGGGTGAATATACCGGCCAGGGTGGTCCCTTCGAAGCTGTCGAGCCGCTGAAAGCCGGCACCGATTCGAAGTTCAAGGAACTCTTTACGAGCTGGAAGCGCCTCGATCAGCTCGAACTCGGCACCATCTCCATTCCCTCCGCGCAGCCGGTTACCGGCACCGCCCTCACCAGCAACTATGGCGTCCGTTCCGATCCTTTCCGCGGCCGCGCCGCCATGCACGCCGGGATCGATCTCGCCGGCCCCACGGGCACCCCGATCTACGCCACCGCCGACGGTTATGTGCAGCGCTCCGAATGGGCGGGCGGCTACGGCAATCTCGTCGAGCTGAGCCACGGGCGCGGCATCCAGACGCGCTACGGTCACCTTTCGCGCTCGGTGGTCAACGCCGGCGACAAGGTGAAGCGCGGCCAGCTCATCGCCTACATGGGTTCCACCGGCCGCTCGACCGGCAGCCACCTCCACTATGAAGTGCGCGTCGACGGCAAGGCCGTGAACCCGATCCCCTTCATGCAGGGCACCGACTATCTCCTCGCGGTCCAGCGCCGCGCCGCGGCCGGCAACACCCAGGTCGCGATGGGCGGGCCGGAAGCCTCCAAGTAA
- a CDS encoding ABC transporter ATP-binding protein, with product MAADPLIRLKGVTKTYGTGATAFQALKGVDLDVAQGEFLAVMGPSGSGKSTAMNILGCLDVPTGGNYLFRGVPVETLDRDQRALLRRKYLGFVFQGFNLLARTSALENVELPLLYRGETKEERHKAGMAALEKVGLADWWDHTPAELSGGQQQRVAIARAIVTHPDVLLADEPTGNLDSERSVEIMELLTDLNRNAGITVLMVTHEPEMAAFARSIVHFKDGLVERFERGGGG from the coding sequence GTGGCGGCTGATCCGCTCATCCGCCTCAAGGGTGTCACCAAGACCTACGGCACCGGCGCGACCGCTTTCCAGGCGCTGAAGGGCGTCGATCTCGACGTCGCGCAGGGCGAGTTTCTGGCGGTGATGGGCCCGTCTGGCTCGGGCAAGTCGACGGCGATGAACATCCTCGGCTGTCTCGACGTACCGACCGGCGGCAATTATCTCTTCCGCGGCGTGCCGGTCGAGACGCTCGACCGCGATCAGCGCGCCTTGCTGCGCCGCAAATATCTCGGCTTCGTCTTCCAGGGCTTCAACCTGCTCGCCCGCACGAGCGCGCTCGAGAATGTCGAGCTGCCCTTGCTCTACCGCGGCGAGACCAAGGAAGAGCGACACAAGGCCGGCATGGCGGCGCTGGAGAAGGTGGGGCTCGCCGACTGGTGGGACCATACCCCCGCCGAGCTCTCCGGCGGCCAGCAGCAGCGCGTCGCCATCGCCCGCGCGATCGTCACCCATCCCGACGTGCTGCTTGCCGACGAGCCGACCGGCAATCTCGATTCCGAACGCTCGGTGGAGATCATGGAACTGCTCACCGATCTAAATCGCAACGCCGGCATTACCGTACTGATGGTGACGCACGAGCCCGAGATGGCGGCCTTCGCGCGCAGCATCGTCCATTTCAAAGACGGGCTCGTCGAGCGGTTCGAGAGGGGAGGCGGCGGCTGA